Proteins encoded within one genomic window of Pongo abelii isolate AG06213 chromosome 18, NHGRI_mPonAbe1-v2.0_pri, whole genome shotgun sequence:
- the DECR2 gene encoding peroxisomal 2,4-dienoyl-CoA reductase [(3E)-enoyl-CoA-producing] isoform X5: protein MRHGCHTVIASRSLPRVLTAEAAGLLSASLPGFQAARKLAGATGRRCLPLSMDVRAPPAIVAAVDQALKEFGRIDILINCSSSSCGLPFCRCSRELPVPRRRLVLQRLQDRDGHRHQRHLQRVSCALREVLPGPRRGDCEHHCHPGEPGAGTAGARRLRQGRCGRDDTALGCGVGSPKHPRQQPRPWPHQWHGGAPATGWPSGQPEHQGHCQPAAEAGEQDRDCPQRALPGQPSGFLRDGGRAGGRWRGMVDVPKRCQRAGGFRILLC from the exons GCACGGCTGCCATACGGTGATTGCCAGTAGGAGCCTGCCGCGAGTGCTGACG GCCGAGGCTGCAGGGCTGCTGTCTGCCTCTTTACCTGGCTTCCAGGCCGCCAGGAAGCTGGCTGGGGCCACTGGCCGGCgctgcctccctctctctatgGACGTCCGAGCACCCCCAGCTATCGTGGCCGCTGTGGACCAGGCTCTGAAGGAGTTTGGCAGAATCGACATTCTCATTAACT GCTCCAGCAGCTCCTGCggtctcccattctgcaggtgcAGCCGGGAACTTCCTGTGCCCCGCCGGCGCCTTGTCCTTCAACGCCTTCAAGACCGTGATGGACATCGACACCAGCGGCACCTTCAACGTGTCTCGTGTGCTCTACGAGAAGTTCTTCCGG GACCACGGAGGGGTGATTGTGAACATCACTGCCACCCTGGGGAACCGGGGGCAGGCACTGCAGGTGCACGCAGGCTCCGCCAAGGCCGCTGTGG ACGCGATGACACGGCACTTGGCTGTGGAGTGGGGTCCCCAAAACATCCGCGTCAACAGCCTCGCCCCTGGCCCCATCAGTGGCACGGAGGGGCTCCGGCGACTGG GTGGCCCTCAGGCCAGCCTGAGCACCAGGGTCACTGCCAGCCCGCTGCAGAGGCTGGGGAACAAGACCGAGATTGCCCACAGCGTGCTCTACCTGGCCAGCCCTCTGGCTTCCTACGTGACGGGGGCCGTGCTGGTGGCCGATGGCGGGGCATGGTTGACGTTCCCAAACGATGTCAAAGGGCTGGCGGATTTCGCATCCTTCTCTGCTAA